The proteins below are encoded in one region of uncultured Cohaesibacter sp.:
- the pxpB gene encoding 5-oxoprolinase subunit PxpB, with the protein MTETKALSPVPITISHMGATALLVQSDGPLSNDIQRRYWAFDKACEGLCEVVETVLGMHSLLVCLDPDCDPLEMQSVLEGLWGDTEPQDIEGRIIEIPVVYGGETGVDLPELVKHSGLGIDEVIALHSGADYVAYALGSQPGFAYLGGMDPRLAMPRRTQPRLSVDEGSVVIGGAQAGVISRTSPSGWHIIGKTDLSFFDEQRDAPSLIVPGDTIRFVVKDVKA; encoded by the coding sequence GTGACTGAGACGAAAGCTCTTTCTCCGGTTCCCATCACCATCTCCCATATGGGGGCAACCGCCTTGCTGGTGCAGTCGGACGGGCCGCTGTCCAACGACATCCAGCGCCGCTATTGGGCCTTTGACAAGGCCTGCGAGGGCCTTTGCGAGGTCGTTGAAACGGTGCTGGGGATGCATTCCCTGCTTGTGTGCCTCGATCCCGATTGTGATCCTCTTGAAATGCAGTCGGTGCTTGAAGGCCTTTGGGGCGACACCGAGCCACAGGATATCGAGGGCCGGATCATCGAAATTCCGGTGGTTTACGGCGGTGAAACTGGCGTTGACCTCCCCGAATTGGTCAAGCACAGCGGGCTCGGCATCGACGAGGTGATCGCGCTCCATTCCGGGGCGGACTATGTTGCCTATGCACTTGGGAGCCAGCCCGGCTTTGCCTATCTGGGCGGGATGGATCCCAGGCTGGCGATGCCGCGCCGGACCCAGCCTCGCCTCAGTGTCGATGAGGGCAGTGTCGTCATCGGCGGTGCACAGGCGGGTGTCATCTCCCGCACGTCCCCTTCGGGCTGGCATATCATCGGCAAGACGGATCTGTCTTTCTTTGATGAACAGAGAGACGCGCCATCGTTGATCGTTCCGGGCGATACGATCCGTTTCGTTGTGAAGGACGTGAAGGCATGA
- a CDS encoding pyridoxal phosphate-dependent aminotransferase — protein MSITISQKVRKLRPSASIAAKQKVDELRAQGVKILDFCLGEPDFDTPSHIIEAAHQSMLSGDTHYTGSQGTPALRQAIAEKLARDNGVSVPASQIVVANGAKQLIFDIFAATLDPGDEVIIPAPYWVSYPDIVSLNGGEPKVVTCGPETGFKLTAEMLEGAITSRTRWLIINSPSNPTGAVYTREEWLSLIEVLKKHPHVAVMTDEIYEHITFGGVKNLSPMAVDPSIADRCVIVNGMSKAYAMTGWRIGYAVCPPDLAKAVVKLLGQSTTCACSFSQSAATVALNADQSCVDEMVTIYTKRRAAIVEGLNAATGITCTAPDAAFYVFPDVRALLGSKTVDGGVIEGDLDLVSYLLDEAHVALMDGTSYGLPGFLRLSFAASETVIAEGMDAIAKAVAKLQLADANENQEAAQ, from the coding sequence ATGTCGATCACAATTTCGCAAAAAGTCCGCAAGCTTCGGCCTTCCGCGAGCATTGCTGCCAAACAGAAAGTGGATGAGCTGCGTGCTCAGGGCGTCAAAATTCTGGACTTTTGCCTTGGTGAGCCAGACTTCGATACGCCGTCCCATATCATCGAAGCAGCGCATCAGTCCATGCTGTCCGGTGACACTCACTATACCGGCTCTCAAGGCACTCCGGCCCTGCGGCAGGCCATTGCCGAGAAGCTTGCCCGCGACAATGGTGTTTCGGTTCCTGCCAGCCAGATCGTGGTTGCCAACGGTGCCAAGCAGTTGATCTTCGACATCTTCGCGGCAACACTTGATCCGGGCGATGAGGTCATTATTCCGGCCCCTTACTGGGTGAGCTATCCCGATATTGTTTCCCTTAACGGTGGTGAGCCGAAGGTCGTCACTTGTGGTCCGGAAACGGGCTTCAAGTTGACGGCTGAGATGCTGGAGGGGGCGATCACCAGCCGGACGCGCTGGTTGATCATCAACTCTCCTTCCAATCCCACCGGGGCTGTATACACCCGCGAGGAATGGCTGAGCCTCATCGAGGTGCTCAAGAAGCATCCCCATGTCGCGGTGATGACCGATGAGATCTATGAGCACATCACCTTTGGTGGCGTGAAAAACCTGTCGCCGATGGCGGTCGATCCGTCGATTGCCGATCGCTGTGTGATCGTCAACGGCATGTCCAAGGCCTATGCCATGACCGGCTGGCGAATTGGCTATGCTGTGTGCCCGCCTGATCTTGCCAAGGCTGTGGTCAAACTGCTTGGCCAGAGCACGACCTGCGCCTGTTCCTTCTCGCAGTCTGCCGCGACTGTCGCTCTCAATGCAGACCAATCCTGTGTTGACGAGATGGTCACCATCTACACTAAGCGCCGTGCAGCCATTGTCGAGGGCCTCAACGCCGCGACCGGCATCACCTGCACTGCTCCCGATGCGGCCTTCTATGTCTTCCCCGATGTGCGCGCACTGCTGGGCAGCAAAACCGTTGATGGCGGGGTCATTGAGGGCGATCTCGATCTGGTCAGCTATCTGCTTGATGAGGCCCATGTCGCGCTGATGGATGGCACATCCTACGGACTGCCAGGATTTCTGCGCCTGAGCTTTGCTGCTTCCGAGACGGTCATCGCCGAAGGCATGGACGCCATCGCCAAGGCCGTCGCGAAATTGCAACTGGCCGACGCCAACGAAAATCAGGAGGCTGCCCAATGA
- a CDS encoding biotin-dependent carboxyltransferase family protein — protein MIEILAPGLLSTIQDLGRTGLGSLGVGRTGAMDRLALQLANAMLGNDCGAAAVEITVGGFECKVLERVDICLAGADCKATLDGKPLPRWWVQTLLPGQVLRTGFSTTGMRGYVGFLGGLDVPSVLGSASTDMKGGFGGLDGHALKKGDRLAARTSSRQDRPLAFGLSPSVWETLFATLAVPTVLRFIPAAEWGDYDEDNQARFTSSDWTITQDSNRVGYRLDGPEIVPKVRKELLSHGILPGTIQLPPSGKPVIQLADANTAGGYPKLGVVIEEDLSLLAQARLGSSLRFVPCSLADAREARETQRQLIEDVRKCAMIHLPAPTSPSSTQETSHEIH, from the coding sequence ATGATCGAGATACTTGCTCCGGGATTGCTCAGCACCATTCAGGATTTGGGCCGCACGGGTCTTGGCTCACTGGGCGTTGGTCGCACCGGTGCCATGGACCGACTTGCCCTTCAGCTCGCCAATGCGATGCTTGGCAACGATTGCGGCGCGGCTGCGGTTGAGATCACCGTTGGCGGCTTTGAATGCAAGGTGCTGGAGCGGGTCGATATCTGTCTTGCCGGTGCCGACTGCAAGGCCACGCTGGATGGCAAACCGTTGCCGCGATGGTGGGTGCAAACCCTGCTTCCCGGTCAGGTCTTGAGGACCGGATTTTCGACCACCGGCATGCGCGGATATGTCGGATTTCTCGGTGGGCTTGATGTTCCATCGGTTCTTGGGTCTGCTTCAACGGACATGAAGGGCGGGTTTGGTGGTCTTGATGGCCATGCGCTCAAAAAGGGTGACCGACTCGCTGCCCGAACCAGTTCTCGACAAGATCGACCACTGGCGTTTGGCCTCAGCCCCTCGGTCTGGGAAACCCTCTTCGCGACATTGGCCGTCCCGACGGTGCTGCGCTTCATTCCCGCTGCGGAATGGGGGGATTATGATGAAGACAATCAGGCGCGCTTCACCTCGTCCGATTGGACCATCACACAGGACAGCAACCGGGTGGGCTATCGTCTCGACGGGCCGGAAATCGTGCCTAAGGTTCGCAAGGAGCTGCTGTCGCACGGCATTCTACCGGGCACCATTCAGCTCCCTCCCTCAGGGAAGCCGGTCATTCAGCTGGCTGACGCCAATACGGCGGGGGGCTATCCCAAACTTGGTGTCGTGATCGAAGAGGATCTGTCGCTGCTCGCTCAGGCAAGGCTTGGCAGCAGCTTGCGTTTTGTGCCCTGTTCCCTTGCGGACGCACGTGAGGCGAGGGAAACGCAGAGGCAGCTCATTGAGGATGTCAGGAAATGCGCGATGATCCATTTGCCTGCTCCGACGAGCCCTTCCTCCACTCAGGAGACTTCTCATGAAATCCATTGA
- a CDS encoding 5-oxoprolinase subunit PxpA — protein sequence MKSIDVNSDLGEGFGPYRIAPDAELMPLITSANIACGAHAGDPLIMDETVSLAQDNQVRVGAHVGFPDRQNFGRRMMKMTLKELELMTIAQLGTLGALADHRGAKLTHANFHGALGNLSFEDVDVATVLIRAMKAYDPKLKFIGLADTEASRVAEEEGVEVVYSFLADRGYCAPGRLAPRGTEGALLHEPEDIRVRVAETLSSGKLKLTTGQSIPIKIDSILVHSDTPNALRLADAIRQGIADASLGIAPYGL from the coding sequence ATGAAATCCATTGACGTCAATTCCGATCTTGGTGAGGGCTTTGGTCCCTATCGGATCGCTCCGGATGCGGAACTCATGCCGCTGATCACGTCGGCCAACATTGCCTGCGGTGCCCATGCGGGGGATCCGTTGATCATGGACGAAACCGTGTCGCTGGCTCAGGACAATCAGGTTCGGGTTGGCGCTCATGTCGGATTTCCTGACAGGCAGAATTTCGGCCGCCGGATGATGAAGATGACGCTCAAAGAGCTGGAGTTGATGACCATCGCCCAGCTTGGTACGCTCGGAGCGCTGGCCGACCATCGCGGAGCAAAGCTCACCCATGCCAATTTCCATGGCGCTCTTGGCAATCTGTCCTTTGAAGATGTGGATGTGGCCACGGTTCTGATCCGGGCAATGAAGGCCTATGATCCCAAGCTCAAATTTATTGGTCTTGCCGACACCGAAGCCTCTCGCGTGGCCGAGGAAGAGGGTGTCGAGGTGGTCTATTCGTTCCTTGCCGACCGAGGTTATTGTGCGCCGGGACGTCTTGCACCGCGCGGAACGGAAGGGGCCTTGCTGCACGAACCTGAAGACATCCGTGTTCGCGTGGCCGAGACGCTCTCAAGCGGTAAGCTCAAGCTGACGACAGGGCAAAGTATCCCGATCAAGATCGATTCCATCCTCGTGCATAGCGACACGCCCAATGCCTTGAGACTGGCTGACGCCATCCGTCAGGGCATTGCGGATGCCTCCCTCGGGATTGCTCCCTACGGTCTTTGA
- a CDS encoding RraA family protein, whose product MTALSATAMPVSDDKLEKLMAEFATCAVANVSDNLERLRGAKGIKPFHRSGVMVGRALTIKVVPGSNGFIHRALDVVKPGDVLVVDGGGYVDRALIGEIMVAIAKSRGAAGYVIDGAIRDIDNISCNDFPVFARDFIHLGPYKDGPGALNVPVTIGGMMVHPGDIVLGDADGVVAFSPEEAEDLLVCTRAQQKKEEDILASVAAGTYTGAYAK is encoded by the coding sequence ATGACCGCATTGAGCGCAACAGCAATGCCTGTCAGTGATGACAAGCTCGAAAAGCTGATGGCCGAGTTCGCAACTTGCGCCGTGGCCAACGTGAGTGACAATCTCGAGCGATTGCGCGGTGCGAAGGGCATCAAGCCGTTCCACCGTTCCGGCGTGATGGTGGGGCGAGCCCTGACGATCAAGGTCGTTCCGGGCAGCAATGGCTTCATTCACCGGGCTCTGGACGTGGTCAAACCCGGCGACGTGCTGGTGGTTGATGGTGGCGGCTATGTTGATCGTGCCCTGATTGGCGAGATCATGGTCGCGATTGCCAAGTCGCGTGGTGCTGCCGGTTATGTGATTGACGGTGCGATCCGCGACATTGACAATATCTCCTGCAATGATTTTCCGGTTTTCGCGCGGGACTTCATTCATCTCGGGCCCTACAAGGACGGTCCCGGTGCTCTCAATGTTCCGGTGACAATCGGCGGCATGATGGTGCATCCGGGTGATATCGTCCTCGGGGATGCAGACGGCGTTGTCGCCTTTTCTCCCGAAGAGGCCGAGGACCTTTTGGTTTGCACCCGTGCCCAGCAGAAAAAGGAAGAAGATATCCTTGCCTCTGTTGCTGCCGGAACCTATACCGGCGCCTACGCCAAATAA
- a CDS encoding TetR/AcrR family transcriptional regulator, with the protein MRVKTDEKRQEIIAVASKVFGEQGYHKASMSAISTELGGSKATLYGYFKSKEELFAAVLTNTLEEPSQVVFDIIDSRHDDEIESVLLDFGLSYLKFVTKQEVSTLAKNAMNGEFSDKLGPEIYKNGPQRGWQHVEALLAAQMRSGVLACPSAKIASLHLKGLLESGIVEPIRYGREPYFSFEEAVENAVSVFLRAYRA; encoded by the coding sequence ATGCGCGTCAAAACAGATGAAAAGCGGCAGGAGATCATCGCCGTCGCATCAAAAGTCTTCGGAGAGCAGGGCTATCACAAAGCCAGCATGTCCGCCATTTCCACGGAGTTGGGAGGCTCTAAGGCGACACTTTATGGTTACTTCAAATCTAAGGAAGAACTGTTCGCGGCTGTGCTGACAAACACGCTGGAAGAACCCAGTCAGGTGGTCTTCGACATCATCGATTCCAGACATGACGATGAGATCGAATCTGTTCTGCTGGACTTTGGCCTCAGCTATTTGAAATTCGTCACCAAGCAGGAAGTCTCAACCCTCGCCAAGAACGCAATGAACGGCGAATTTTCCGACAAGCTGGGCCCGGAAATCTACAAGAATGGCCCACAGCGAGGTTGGCAGCACGTCGAAGCCCTTCTCGCAGCTCAGATGAGGAGCGGCGTGTTGGCGTGCCCCTCAGCAAAAATTGCAAGCCTGCATCTCAAGGGACTTCTGGAAAGCGGCATCGTCGAACCGATCCGATACGGACGTGAACCGTATTTCTCCTTTGAAGAAGCCGTCGAAAATGCCGTATCGGTTTTCCTGCGCGCCTATCGCGCCTAA